Genomic window (Leptospira barantonii):
GGTGAGAGAATTTTCTAAAATGTACGAGGATCGTTTCCGCTTCGAGAGAGGTCGGCAGAGTAAAACTCAAAAGAACAATCGCCGCGATCTGGAAAAGATAAAATGCGCGTTTCGAGAAAAAGGAAATCATTCGTCCGCCTCCGCGTCGAAGCGTTTTTTAATGCGAACATTGATCTTATCGATCGTATCTTGATCGATTACGATCGGAAGATTGACCCCTCTGAATTTCAAAGTGATCGTTCCTCCATAGAATTTTTTCCAAAGAGATTTGAAGTCGTCCAGGTTGGAAGGGGTTCTGTCGTTGATGGATTCCAAAATTTTATAACGATAACCCGCGTATTTCGAATTCAACGGATCCGGATAAACTCCGGAAAGAATGATATCCCTTTCCGTAAAACGATACAACTCGTCTTGGATATAATAACTGTAATGATAACGAAGAGAACTTTCCAGACGTTTGGAATCCCCGCCCGCGAGTGCGCGGTTGACCGGCTGAAACAAAAAACCGCCGGATAAAAAACTCGCGCTCGTTCCCTGTTGTCTGTAAAGATCCATCGTGGGAACGCGTTTGAGAGTTCCTTCCACCTTGTAGTTCTTACCGTTACGATAAAAGAAAATCTTAACCTGATCACCGATGAATTTGTTCTCGATCGTCTCTCCGATGAAACCCCCGCCGCCGCCGGCGTCCATGATCCCGCCCTCGTCGTTGAGATAAGATTCGTCGATCTTATACACGAAGTCTTCCGGTTTTAAAAGATCCGAAAAGGAAGAATCCGGATAAACCGTGTTGATCAGAATTCCGTTCAAACCTTCCGGAATTTTTAGATACGATTTCAACGATGAAGAATAACCGTTTTGAAAACTAAAACCGGGAAACGGAAACCCGTGATAGGTTTCGTCTTCGACGTCCTTTAGAAAATGATTGATGATCTCCGGAGGAATCAAATACGCAATGTTCCCTTGGGATTGACTGACTTGAAACGTGATTCCCGCAACCTTACCGTTTTGAATCGCGGGACCGCCCGAATAACCCGGAACGATGTTTGCGTTGACTCGGATCGCCTTTCTATAATCCAAACCCGTAAACGAATAACGGATTCGTTCCAGTCTGGAAACATTCCCGTTTTCTAATGTGATATTGTCGTCTCCGCCCGGATAACCGAGAATCAAAAGATTACTTCCTAAGGCGGGAGATACGTCCGAAATTTCCAAAGGTTCCACGCCGTTGAAGAATTCTTCCTCTTCGACCTTTAAGATCGCGAGGTCGCAGTCGAATCCGAGATATTGAACGCTCGCCTTATAGAACTTGCTGGAATTGAAATGTTTTACCTTTAGATAACCCGAGTTGGAAACGACGTGCGCGTTCGTAAGAATCCGATTCCCCGC
Coding sequences:
- a CDS encoding S1C family serine protease, yielding MNKSFQNILILLSVFFGSALSAQNGNSADLKALLDSVVIIRSDTFSEKEESSGYSEKSINRDAGTGMVIAGNRILTNAHVVSNSGYLKVKHFNSSKFYKASVQYLGFDCDLAILKVEEEEFFNGVEPLEISDVSPALGSNLLILGYPGGDDNITLENGNVSRLERIRYSFTGLDYRKAIRVNANIVPGYSGGPAIQNGKVAGITFQVSQSQGNIAYLIPPEIINHFLKDVEDETYHGFPFPGFSFQNGYSSSLKSYLKIPEGLNGILINTVYPDSSFSDLLKPEDFVYKIDESYLNDEGGIMDAGGGGGFIGETIENKFIGDQVKIFFYRNGKNYKVEGTLKRVPTMDLYRQQGTSASFLSGGFLFQPVNRALAGGDSKRLESSLRYHYSYYIQDELYRFTERDIILSGVYPDPLNSKYAGYRYKILESINDRTPSNLDDFKSLWKKFYGGTITLKFRGVNLPIVIDQDTIDKINVRIKKRFDAEADE